From Chrysemys picta bellii isolate R12L10 chromosome 1, ASM1138683v2, whole genome shotgun sequence:
gccctgctgctggacctgcccccgcctatgtaccctgctaaaggtgactgtcctgtccaattaccaacccccttccccctccttccccccctcctccaaaagaacatgatggaaacagtaattaacagaaacgtattttttattagcaactacacatgaaactaggaggtgaaacttggacgggggcttgtgtgaggcgggaaggaaagaacttgtcaaattttggggaatgagagtcTTCTACTACTgtagagctgtctgcaggggtggagtgagagtttgcacggactctgccgcccctccttctttgcactttgggtgaggggggtatgggacttggtggtgggggagggcggttacagatagactgcagcggggctctgtcctcctgcctccgttcctgcagaacatccacaaggcgccggagcgtgtccgtttgctccctcattagtccaagcagcatttgagtcgcctgctggtcttcctgccgccacctctcctcccgttccatgtgtgcttggtgcatttgggacaagttctcccgccactgggtctgctgtgctgcctgggctcgggagcagcccataagttccgagaacatgtcctcccgtgtcctcttctttctacgcctaatctgcgctagcctctgggagtgtgatgccaggctaggttgtgagacagtcgcagatgtggctgtgggaatgggaaaaagggagtgaattcctcagaaagataaatgtagttgtgaacaaagaacatagtctttctctgtgaacaagaccatgcacagcacctatcacatgcgcactcaggacaaggtcgaattctcggccttcgcattcagtgcctggggtcttgcactgcagatctgagaagcggggcaggacaccggaatttgtgtagcaggcagacatggtaagccgtagacttgtggcagcttaaaactttaatagtagcactggcctcctttcacattgaaagcaatgccagtccctgctgccagcaatccggcaagcaggaactctgcccctgtcccaccccctcgcggctgtccccgggaaagatccctgtatgctgcccctctcccgcctccaccgcgtggctgcaaaccagcggttacagttcagtaaaggaacgggcaagcagtcccaacactaacattcccctacctaattcaaagcaggtcaccatgagcgacatcaccctgatgaggatctcagacagtgagaaagaaagaatgcttcgggaaagcctccaaagaccagggccgtatgccgccctgctctgcagggcaatgatccctgagtacttgattgtctcgtggcgcggaaacgtttcatactacggaggacccaataaggccgctctccccaggaacctgatgcaaaggctttccaattacctccaggagagcttcctcgagatgtcccaggaggatttctgctctatccctggacatatagaccgcattttaccgtagctgcactggcagggactaaacagtagagcggcttgggcagaacaatcatgctaaaccggacattgttagattttttttcaatacttgcactgcccaggactgaaacgttaagcgcctagggcaaactaatcatgagaaacccatttttgttattcttaatattcctgttctgttaaaaataaatgtttagatgtttaaaacacttactggctgatccttccccagattctgtgtccgggttaacggctggggacggttggtaggggatctctgtaagggtgatgaagagatcctggctgtcggggaaatcagcgttgtaagtgctgtcgactgcctcgtcctcctcatctccttcctcatcttccccgtccgctaagatgtccgaggaaccggctgtggacaatatcccatcctcagagtccacggtcagtggtgaggtagtggtggcggccgcacctaggatggaatgcagtgcctcgtagaaacgggatgtctggggatgggatccggagcgtccgtttgcctctctggtcttctggtagccttgtctcagctccttgattttcacgcggcactgcgttgcatcccggctgtatcctctctctgacatgtctttagagatcttctcgtagatctttgcattccgtcttttggatcgcagctcggaaagcacggactcatcgccccacacagcgatcagatccaagacttcccgatcagtccatgctggggccctctttctattctgagattgcacggccatcactgctggagagctctgcatcattgccagtgctgctgagctcgccacgatgtccaaacaggaaatgagattcaaactggctagacaggaaaaggaattcaaattttcccggggcttttcctgtgtggctggtcagagcatccgagctcggactgctgtccagagcatcaacagagtggtgcactgtgggatactcccggagctattagcgtcgatttccatccacacctagcctaattcgacatggccatgtcaaatttagcgctactcccctcgtcggggaggagtacagaagtcgaatttaagagacctctatgtcgaactaaatagcttcgcggtgtggacgggtgcagggtaaattcgatgtaacggcgctaacttcgacataaacgcctagtgtagaccaggccttggataGCTTTGCCACAGTTTACACctgttttaaatacatttcacagCTTTCATATCTATAGGTTTTTCATCATAGAGATCGGTATCTCCTGCTACAGATGCAGACTGATTTCCCTTTAATAGTTTCATTGCTGATATATTAACAGCAAAACACATCTGTATACTCCACTGAATGTGGAAATAGTGAACTAACATTTTTCACTGCTGCTATGAGTATTAatatttccttgtactccctcaCTCTGGGCTGTTCCAGAGCTTCTCCATGCATGTATTATTTCAGAAGATTTCTTTGGCACTCACACAGGAGCAGGTGTAAACAACAAGAAGGTGGAGGCAGGTGAAACAGCTTGCAGCACTGTGGTCATGTAAATATGATTCCATTGATCTTTGTCAGCTTCACGGAGAGCTAAGGTGCTGCCCTAGCATATTCAAGTTATGTAGAAAGTCAGTGATTAGCAACTCAAGCGGTGTGCAAAGTATGTGCTTTGTTGGTGCCAATACCAGTGTCATAAACTGTCAGTCTTCCAACACCCTCTCCTTCATTCCAGACACTGCACACAAACCTCATTACTTTTATTTACAGATattaaaaaatgcaaataaaagaaGTATATATAATATTAAACTCACCCTGTCTCATGATCTTTCCTCCCCTCTTGCCCCTACTTCCTGCTTGTTGTTTACTGTCATCCCTTCCTGTTCATGTTGATTACAGCTTCTAAAATACTCTAGACAGGAAACTATCCTTTTATTTGTCCATAAAGTGCTTTGCACATTAGTTGGGATTGATTCTTCTGTGTCTCGCACCACCTGTAGTCAGTCATGCCTGCAGaaagtaggtgtaaaatgctacaaCTATTCCAATCCTCATAGTCTATGTGGATTAAATTGTAAGACTGGGGCCTCTGTCTTAATTTACCCAACTGCCAAAAGGGATCATTAATACATATTTGGATTTTGTAAGACTGAACTTCTGTATATTACTTgcaatcctcagatgaaaggcttccccgtctgtaaaatggggataatgatactgatctccttggtaaagtgctttgaaatctacagatgaaaagcattgTATAAGAGCtggatattattattatatactgTATGTGTAAAGCATTATTATAGCCTATCATAGCTGTTTTCAGATACATTGTACTATACAGAAGGACCCAATgctattcccattgattttaatgggtgtTTTGAGTATGCAATCAGGGCCgacgcttccactaggtgacccttggcggatttggggggcagcattttgctgcccttggtggaaattcggtggcggggggtccttttGCTCCGGATCTTCGGTGgaaattcagcggtgggtccttcactcgctccaggacccgccgccgaagtgccctgaagacgtggagcggaaggacccccgccgccgaatgctcagaggacgagcgctgccgcctagggcgacaaaaaccctggcaccgctcctgtaTGCAATGAATGTAGAGTGAGCCTTAAAACACTGTACATTTTTAGGAAAAATGAAGTAtagaatattaggaaaaaatatgaaataaaaacatatttgtatttaaaagttAAGTGAAAATGTAAACAGAAAATATTGAGGACTATTGAGCTTTCTTTATTGGTCCAAGATATCACTGAGAAATAACAGGGGTGTAGACAAAGACTAAATATTATGGCCTTACCTTTTCTAAAGTGGATTTTACTAAGCAAAGAACAAAGTGTCTGTTCACACCCTCCTAATGGATTTAAACTATAGGATCAATAGTAAAGGATAAAACTAAACCGCTTAAAAGGTATTGCATTAATAAAATTCTTTCCACTTGTCTCTGCAAAGCAGGATAAACAGAAGAGTGTTTAGGGGGGTGATCAAGGGAGCATCAGGTCACAGTGAAaggttttgtggggggggggacaagttAGCCTTTGCTGTACATGGAGATAAGGCAAAGGACTGGGAGGCTGAGTCGCAGGTTATACGTTTTATGGGAAGATGCAaaggttctttttgtttttttgacaaagTATTTTGAGGCTGTATATATAGCTAATAAAAAGATGGTGCATTGGTGTGTTGAAGCTATGTTTAGAACTGTTTGTTTAGCTCATTTATTGTTGCCACAATTATATTTGATTCCTAGCTGTTCTTTTATTCATCCTGCAAGATGCCCATGGGGACATGTGGGTAAAACTGTGAAGATTCGGTAtgattttattgcattttaataGTAAACTGTACAAGTTGTAATACTTTTATgagcttgtttgtttgtaagcATGAGCCACCCCTACACAAGTTCAAAGACTAACGCACTTACTCTCATATCTCTCAGACTCTAATTCACTGTCAAATTCACTATACTTTTCTGCAGCTGGCTTGCACACTGTTACACACAAGACACTCCGCCTTTGGCTCTCACACACTGGGCTCATATGTTCTGAAGCTTCTCTTGGTCTGAATAGGTTGCAGCACTGCCTCTCTAACACATTTCCTGGACACAGGATCTATGTCTGTTACCCCTTCACCAAAATGGAACCTAGCAGCCCAGCTGCCCTGGCCTCCCAGACCAGTGTTAATTCTCCAGTAACTTAAGCACATCCTTTCCCAGAGCTCCAACTTTGTGGGTGTGACGGGCTGGACCCTCCATCTGGGACACCACCTGATAtgctggggtttcactgagcctgcctgctccactagccagggctccctctccctgttttgctgaattaggctctccagcCTCCGGAAGcatacacacacaggtagggacgtACCAAttgtagaatcacacagagtctaCAAACAGCTCTCTatgggaagactcagctaggaaattgcccagcactgaagtgcagctccccactggaaagtacacccaaaataatattgtcttacGCTGTAGAGAAATATATACaatgcccctccctcaatgtggaggaagatatgtaCAACTTCTTGCGCCCCCCACTTATatattgcacaaactgggttttataataaacaaaaacaagtttcaaaaggcagattttaatttattataaagGATAGCAAGccgaacaaagcagattactgagcaaagaaaacaaaacacgcatactaagtttaagatcttaaagagactggtttcaaaaagtaatttctcaccctaaatgttgcttTGGGCTGGTTGCAGAAATTCTTGAAGGTTAGCtaccctgcttgcagcttaaatcttcAGACACCATGTTCATAGACCAGATCTTTCCCGCTgtcatcctgggtggggattcaTTGAAGAGTGAACCAAGATCAacttactccccagccttaaatagaatttacataaggtgggaacctTTTGTTTTCCAGTCTTGACCTCCCTCTCCTTTTAGAGGAAAAATCATTAGAAGTCCAGGATGGTGTTTAGTACCAGGCGACATGACCACCTGACCTTGTAGTGTCAAAGCAACATCCCAGGATGCTTCTCAGAAAGGAGAGattttagtatcttcaaagtcttattgtttcttcctaatggcccatcaaggctgatggcctgctgtctggtgggtgtttcccaagtgcgcacacagttgtaattgttacctactcaatattcctaactttagatacacaaatgatacaggcatatagtagcagggtggacacctgctgctgcctggaagggcctgagatagcccagggagcaggcagcgtgAAGGatgagctgattgggggaagtggctgcagctggggccacgccccaatcaggcctcagctggccctatataagaggctgggagccaggcgctCAGCACtttctctctgccttcagggagagaagggcctgggtgcagggagctagacatagggtacctgtagtggagcagggctggggagctccagcctggatagccccaggctgtggcctggtaggaagtcaaggggtactgggggttgcagagggcagcccaggactaggccaaggcagcaggtccatacccatccttgcctgtgatgagtggcctatactgcagtctgccccagggaacgggggctagttggagactggcagtggccttattctgaggtgaggtagggatagtgggtgggggttccccagggagcggagaccctagtactgaggggtgtactgccagggggcagcaccccaggtccaggagggacatgggggccagaggacaggcggatcactggcctgcagggggcactccagaatgctggaagagctaattcctgagatgaccagcaggaggcaccgcaggggtgagtccggacctctacacatacaaattggataatcacgttcagtaaatcataacctttccaatgatatttcACATGACCTGTTTTGCATAAAACATCTTAATTATGTCATATTTATATCATAATAATTCTATgcagaatatggggtgtaatgtcacagGGGTACTCTGGGTTTCTAGCTCACCTCTTCAGAGACATGTGACAGTAAAAGAAAACTAGCATTTAGGCTTTGCAAAGGTTTCTAAACACTACTTTTTACTTTAGATAGCTCAAAAGATCTATAGATccagattaaaaaataatacaattctacacacatttcccagcctcagtttcctcactacCCTGTAGAATTCTCTGGGGTTAGGCCAGAGTCTTCTGGGATATCTAGGATCCTTCTCCTGCAGCTCATGTCTTCTCCAAGTCATCTTCATTTGACCTGGGCTGGTCCACAGTCAGAAACAGTCCCCATCCTACAAAAACACGTACCCAATAGGAAGATATCTCTAAGAGCTCTAGAGTGGTAGTAATGAGTTGTGCTAGGCAGATGCACAATTAGAACTACACACTCAGAAGTTTCTGGACTTGGGTGTGGTAGTTAGGGCAGCTGCTGTGCACAAGACCCTGTGCCCTGTGTGGGTTGGGAGAAGCTGAGACACAGAAGCAGAAAGCAGGCTTTTTTCCCTAAtcctgaagcattttgcagcaggttagtgatatTTTTAACCCTCCAACAGGGAAGCCCAGGCAGTGTTAATTgtaaaaagggaaaatgggagAGAAAACTAATTACCCTTATTTTAATTGCATAATTTGAAtatttgattttagccaaacagTTTTAGTTACATTGTCTCAGCCTAGTATGATTCACCAACTCTTCTCTTATTTAAATGTGGTGATAGGGAAATAAATTTATATTATTCTATTCTCAGTTgtgtatttttcttgtaactagtttttttttttaaatctatatacTTAACCGAGTGGCTGGTTAATTGGTTAGCCCATACTCTGATTAGGAAGAGTTTATTCTAGAATGATAGCTGTGCATAATTTCACTAAAAGGAATCCCATTAGCACTTCTCATTCTGTGGCTGTGGTCACCCTATGGAGAATGAAAGAGGCATAGTGGCTCCAGCTGTATGacatctcttccccccacccccatgccactTAGCGTACAGCATAAAAAGTTAAAATCAaagaaaaaacccaacaacaaaagAAGTCCCTGAGCTCAACAGCTGCTCTGTCCCTTGCCCCTGTCCTTGACAGGATCTCAAGGAGAAAAGATGGGGGATGTTACTGCCTCTCTCacccatttttccttttttattatcgTGTTTTTGTtcgtttttttccattttttttgagGTTTCACCTGGTGGACATTTGAGCTCTAGTAAATAAGCTAAGCAGTGACCTCTAGAAATCTATATACCCTCTATTTCACTTAGATACTACAATTATTTTCTTTGTGCTATTTGTTTGTGTCTAAAAGTCAAAAGGAATTGGGAAGTACAGTGTAGCAGCACATTCATAGGTAATCCCGCCTCACAAGCTAGGCCTAACAGCACAAGAAGCTACAGCCAGAATATGCACCACTTCTCACTCCCCTTCTGGTTCCTGAGTTTCCTCCAGTGAATCAGCAGTTCTGCCACTGAATTAGCTGCTCCTATCTCCTAGCCAGGCATGAAGGAAGCATTTAAGATCAGGCTCCATGAGTCATCTTCAGAGTTAATTTAATTCTCACATATATTTTTTGAAACATCTAACCACTATTGGAGACCTAGCCCCACTGTCTACAGTATCCACTCTCCAAAATCCACCACCAGAAACAGCTACACAGATACCAgcaagggaggaagaagagagtGAATGCATTTAAAGAAAAGACAACAAAACCTCTAGTCCCCTCATCTCCTCCCACATTACAGAACATCTTGCAAAACCGGCCTCATTCCAATCCCTTCTAGCATTACCTACAAATTCACTCATTCCTATAGTTTTCACACCTACTCTAAGGAATAAATGTGTCtgtttataaaacaaaaatatcccTAGCCCCACATTCAGTCACATCAGCTGTTCTCATTTGTGGATAACCCTACTAGTCTCAATCTAGAGTGTTCATCAAAAATGTTATACACTAGGAATTTGGAAGAGTGAAGATGCAATAAcattggggaaggagggggaggtaaAGAAGCCAAGCATACACTAATCTATCTAATCTCAGTTGCAACAACCAAGGTGTGACACCATTCCAGTAAACCAACAGCAAGGAAAAGATCTAGTGACAGTCCATAGCTGTCAGTCTCACTGATCTAAGCTCTAACCATTGTCCCGATGGTAAGAGCAACAGGGATCCACATCAAGAACAAGGTTAGCTGTCAATATAACTATTTTCATTCGTGCTCCACTTTCAGATGGGGCACCCAAATTCACATACACTGCAGAGGCTCAACAAATCAGTTATGAGATCATTTCCCCTGTCACTGATCCATGTAATCAGCAGTATCTCCATGGCAATTTGCAAGGGTTTTTTTGGAGAGTATCAGGAAATACAACCCATATTGGTTACTGTGATAATTCTGGAATTATGTCTGTCTCCTCAGCCTGATTTTGTGGAAACCATGACGTATGTCGCTCTCCATTTTGAACATAACTTGATTATGGTCTTCACTGTATACTGTAGCTGTCATGTTGGATTGCTTCATCCCTCTCCTGTGTTGGGGTGGAGGATCTGGTGGGAGGGTGTCTGACCATGCATGAGAGAGATGCAAGGACCATCAACAATTGAATAGCCTTTCCCTAGTgggacaatgggggctgctggcGGATCCATTTATTGGTAACTGCCTTCTATACCCAGCAGTCCATGGGAGGTTGGAGAATGGAAATGcaaaacaccctccccccagtagaaggaaagagagaaaaggtgtcaagctgtttttaaaaagaatcagGCTGTCTAGCAAGAGGACCCATTCTACATCCAGCTGCAGAAGCAAGGGCAGGAGGGACTGGGTCCTCATGAAGGACACTGACCAAACCTGAAAGGACTCCAAGGAGTGGTAAGAACTCTGGAGGAGTTgcattttgttgtttttccatAGACACGTAAAATCTCTTGTGCTTTCAAAGCCTGTGTTCCTTACTTTATCTACCACACAGAGTTGTACTATACACCAGAGTGCCCATGAAGGTGAGAGGGTGCCTAGGCTCCTGAGGAGACTGGGGGCATTCAGCACTGGTCTTGGGCCTCCGGCAGCATTCCACATCCCAAGAAGGGAGTGCTAGACAGGGGGTCTGCACCCCAAGTATGTGCCTAATTGGAGACAGAGCTGGAGACAGTATCTGGGCTTGGAAACACGTGGGATTCAAAGGTTGGGTCCAGTTATAACAGCCTGGTGACCATTCACAAGTGGGGGGactctcataagaacataagaatggccatactgggtcagaccaaaggtccatctagcccagtatcctgtcttctgactgtggccaatggcaggtgcttcagaggaaattaagAGAACAGATAATCAccatccccattcccagcttctggcaaatggaTGCTAGGGAGTCCATGCCTGCCCataatggctaatagccattgatggacctatcctccaagaatcTATCTAGTtgtcttttgaaccctgttatagtcttggccttcacaacatcctctgacaaagagttccacggcttgactgtgtgtgtgaagaaatacttctttttgtttgttttttaaacccgctgcctatttttcatttggtgaaccctagttctggtgttctgagaaggagtaaacaacactttctcaatatcagtcatgattttatagaccgctgTCATAActcccccttagccgtctctttgccaagctgaaaagtcccagccttattaatctctcctcatatggaagctgttccatactcttaatcttttttgttgccctttctgaTGCTTTCCCAATTCcgatgtatcttttttgagatggggtgaccacatctgcacgcagtattcaagatgtgggcataccatggatttatatagaggaaattttttttttccttatctatcccttccttaatgagtcccaatattctgttagccttttttgaCTCAGCGAGGAATGTAAATTATCTGTTGAAATTGCAGCtcaaaatattaattgggccTGCTTAGAATCTATAATAAATTAAGATTATCAGTTGCTGTGCTCTGCAAATCATTCAAATCTACTAATGTAGCCCTGGTTCCATCTTCTGCACATTAAAATGTACAGAAGAGAAAATGTATTAACATTGTGTCTGAGCCACCAGTATGataattaaaaaataaccaaGTTTGAAACACTCATAAAGGAATAGAGGAAGTTGTTGAGCAATACCAGAGTCTCATAATAATAAACACCACATTGCCTTTAGATAAGTGGATCTCAATACTGATTGATCATTATTAGCCCCATTGTACATatgagggaactgaggcataagCTAAGTGAGTCAGTTGCAAAGTCAGGCATGGAATCAAAATCTCTTGTCTCCCACCTCTGTCCCTATCCATTGAATCATGCTAACTCCATGCTGAAACTGAGGCTAAAGAGAAAGTGGCTATCTTTAGGCTGTATAAATATTCACAAAgttagaaaattttaaaaatgagaattATAAATATCTATGAAGCACTTATGATTGATGAACATGTCTTCATCCACCATTTTCAGACTGCACAGTTCATTACAAATGGCTTCAGTACGTTTTAGAAGCTACTTGTAATGAATCAGGCATGGCTGAAAACAAAGTAAAGAGGTGTAGTGGTTACTTAAAACTAATCTATAACCCAGTCACAATGAAATAAAGGCAGACATAAATGCTATCTCACTATTTACGTCATgtataatgaaataaataaagagaATGCATTAGCAGTGGTTAATATGTTAAAATTATTCTCTGCTGTAAATCTCTTGTAAGTTATGCATGTTTATAAATCAATTAGCTTTTCATAACACTGTGACAGGCAACCCTTGAAAATACTGGAACAAACTCATTCCTGGTTTAGCTTAATTGTCTTCCAGACTAAAGCAAGAATGATTTTGGCCTATTGCCTTTAAAAAGAGAGGAATTATTTGGAATTAGTTTCATTTATTAGAGAATATGATGTAACATGGAAATTTtaatagtattttcaattatTTGTAATACAGGATCTTACTGTATTTGTGAATTTTACAAATGTATATTTATGGTGGGAAGCATGCTATGACTCAAATCCTGCCAGTTAGGAACACTCAAAACAAAGTAATACATTTTGGAATCTGGATCTTGAAATATTTGATTTCTCAATAAAAACACATTCTCAAGTCATGATCATTTCTATTGCTGGACAGATCACCCAGCCTCACCAAAATGATAATACTTAAATTGCAATGCtcgtaaagcactttgatatcCTCAGATAAAGGGCGATAGAGAATTTCAACATGTAATGAACACAAATTACAAAATATTATGTTTATTACTCAAAATGTACTTCTCCGAACTTCTAACAGCCAGGATGCAGCATCATGCTGCCCTTCAGCAGAAAAGACTGTGGCTAGAAGTCCATCACTAGTAGAGACTACCTTACTGGTGTCAAGACTTAGGAGGTTGTATAACAAGGTGGCATGAGTCAATCATTGTCCCTTTCCCAGGCAGGAGACTACTGCAGGTGGGGTGGAAGATCACCATGCTTCTCCATGGTTTCCAAAGTGAGAAAGGAAAGGAGATTGGAGGAGTAGAACTGATTGTGAGGAAAATGCTACTTTTCTTAGTCTCCTTGGTTCAACTAAGTATAGCCACGACAGAAGTTTGGAGGGGGCAAAAAAGGGGATGTCTGACAAATTCCAATTTCCACTCTTCATACATTGCCAATTCTTTCAGTCTTGCACTGCATGAAACTGCCAAGGCTGAGTCCTGCTTGATTAATTGTTACATATGTTTAAGATAATTTTAAAGAAGTGATTTACATGTCTTTGTAATTTTCAATAGTGATGTGACTCTTTAATGTTAGACACTTGTGTTTGCCATTATTCGTACCCCTGCTCTTGTTTTTTACATATCACTTCAATCCTGTCAATTTATCTTTTGCTTAATCAGGATTTCCCTTGCATCTTAGTTAAAGAAAGGCCACTGAATAAGGTAAAGGGGTTTGTTACTTTGCCCATAGCCTGTTGGAAAACATTAGAGGAACTCGCACCAGTGGTCATTTTCTGTATTGTATAGTGTGTAATTAGGGCACCTGGGGAAATGTGCTTTAGTTTCCAGCCTTCCTTCAGtagaagaattaaaaaaacaaaaggcagTGAGTGGGTAGCCAAGATTCTTATTTCTAGTTCCTCTTTGCATGAGTAGTTCTCATTAATTAATAGCATTGTGGAAAAAACACTCCATACTTTTGTATCTCTTAGGACAGGTTGGACTAGCTGTGTAACTCAGCAGTTCTGAGTTATGGGTTTTTTACCTTTATTGCTCTGTTTAATTGGAAGACATAATAAATACTG
This genomic window contains:
- the LOC135975359 gene encoding uncharacterized protein LOC135975359; this encodes MMQSSPAVMAVQSQNRKRAPAWTDREVLDLIAVWGDESVLSELRSKRRNAKIYEKISKDMSERGYSRDATQCRVKIKELRQGYQKTREANGRSGSHPQTSRFYEALHSILGAAATTTSPLTVDSEDGILSTAGSSDILADGEDEEGDEEDEAVDSTYNADFPDSQDLFITLTEIPYQPSPAVNPDTESGEGSATTSATVSQPSLASHSQRLAQIRRRKKRTREDMFSELMGCSRAQAAQQTQWRENLSQMHQAHMEREERWRQEDQQATQMLLGLMREQTDTLRRLVDVLQERRQEDRAPLQSICNRPPPPPSPIPPSPKVQRRRGGRVRANSHSTPADSSTHLDIFLDKPSSAELLTLDHNVSKDLRDPVPVRSVEFHRTGMDRQ